One part of the Papilio machaon chromosome 5, ilPapMach1.1, whole genome shotgun sequence genome encodes these proteins:
- the LOC106708532 gene encoding beta-1,4-mannosyltransferase egh, producing the protein MLRGRVQHLLHCLFFITFIFIFLVFAGAINLDDKEKRIIDPWEEYGIYGTITLYVLRLLTLLTIPQVLCNFAGLTLFNAFPGKVKLKGSPLLAPFICIRVVTRGDFPKLVRDNVTRNMNTCIDVGMENFMIEVVTDKVISLPKHRRVREVVVPSEYKTKTGALFKSRALQYCLEDDVNILADTDWIVHLDEETLLTENSVRGILNFVFDGQHQFGQGLITYANEQIVNWLTTLADSFRVADDMGKLRFQFYLFHKPLFSWKGSYVVTQVGAEKKISFDNGLDGSVAEDCYFAMKAYMEGYTFNFIEGEMWEKSPFTLWDFMQQRKRWIQGILLVVHSKEIPLINKVFLGVSCYSWVTLPLSTSNMLLAALCPIPCPQFLDLICGFIGAVNIYMYIFGVIKSFPIYRFGPLKFFLFVCGALATIPINIIIENIAVIWGVLGKKHKFYIVNKEVKIPVTV; encoded by the exons ATGCTGAGAGGAAGGGTGCAACATTTacttcattgtttattttttatcacatttatatttattttcttagtaTTTGCCGGTGCTATAAATTTGGATGATAAAGAAAAGAGAATTATTGATCCATGGGAAGAATATGGAATTTATGGAACAATTACTCTTTATGTTCTCAGACTCCTAACATTACTAACAATACCACAAGTTCTCTGCAATTTTGCAGggttaacattatttaatgcTTTTCCTGGTAAAGTGAAACTGAAAGGGTCGCCATTATTAGCACCTTTTATTTGCATTAGAGTAGTCACAAGGGGTGACTTTCCAAAGCTTGTTCGGGATAATGTAACACGAAATATGAATACATGTATTGATGTGGGTATGGAAAATTTTATGATAGAAGTTGTGACTGACAAAGTAATTAGTTTGCCAAAGCATCGTAGAGTACGAGAAGTGGTGGTCCCATCTGAATATAAGACTAAAACTGGTGCTTTGTTTAAATCCCGTGcattacaatattgtttagAAGATGATGTAAACATTCTTGCTGATACTGACTGGATTGTTCACCTGGATGAGGAAACATTGTTGACGGAAAATTCTGTCCGTGGTATactgaattttgtttttgatggTCAGCATCAGTTTGGCCAAGGACTTATTACATATGCTAATGAACAAATTGTCAATTGGCTCACTACTCTGGCAGACAGTTTCAGAGTTGCAGATGATATGGGAAAGCTTAGATTTCAATTCTACCTTTTTCATAAGCCACTTTTTAGCTGGAAAGGTTCTTATGTAGTAACACAG gttGGTgcagaaaagaaaatatcatTTGATAATGGTTTAGACGGGTCTGTAGCTGAGGACTGTTATTTTGCTATGAAGGCTTATATGGAAGgctatacttttaattttattgaaggaGAAATGTGGGAAAAATCACCTTTCACTTTATGGGATTTTATGCAGCAGAGAAAACGTTGGATTCAAGGTATTCTCTTAGTGGTACACAGTAAAGAAAttcctttaattaataaggtATTTCTAGGTGTCTCTTGTTATTCATGGGTTACACTGCCTTTGTCAACTAGTAACATGTTATTAGCCGCACTCTGTCCAATACCTTGTCCACAATTTCTAGATCTCATTTGTGGCTTCATTGGcgctgtaaatatttatatgtatatttttggtGTCATAAAATCTTTTCCCATTTATAGATTTGGACccttgaaattttttttgtttgtatgtggGGCATTAGCTACCATtccaattaatattataattgaaaatatagcAGTAATATGGGGTGTATTAGGCAAGAAgcacaaattttatatagtgAACAAAGAAGTCAAGATTCCTGTGACagtataa